In Miscanthus floridulus cultivar M001 chromosome 5, ASM1932011v1, whole genome shotgun sequence, one genomic interval encodes:
- the LOC136455135 gene encoding RING-H2 finger protein ATL39-like, whose amino-acid sequence MAGAIFLGVLAGLVVFCSIFWVVRHCQDGAGSAKGGGGVSSAAGKQEALLNKNKDDVVVAVPQQPGGASGQRGPEPSDGDVDVCAICKARLADASWGRCRRLRPCGHVYHADCISLWLQRKWICPVCRAAVAMV is encoded by the coding sequence ATGGCTGGTGCGATATTTCTAGGCGTCCTCGCAGGTCTCGTGGTGTTCTGCTCCATCTTCTGGGTCGTGCGCCATTGCCAGGATGGCGCGGGAAGCgcgaagggcggcggcggcgtttcGTCCGCGGCAGGGAAGCAAGAAGCGCTGCTGAACAAGAACAAGGAcgacgtcgtcgtcgccgtccctCAACAGCCGGGTGGGGCCTCCGGCCAGCGGGGCCCGGAGCCGAGCGACGGCGACGTGGATGTGTGCGCGATCTGCAAGGCGCGGCTTGCGGACGCGAGCTGGGGCCGGTGCCGGCGCCTGCGGCCGTGCGGGCACGTATACCACGCGGACTGCATCAGCCTGTGGCTCCAGCGCAAGTGGATCTGCCCCGTGTGCCGGGCTGCCGTCGCCATGGTGTGA
- the LOC136450496 gene encoding protein GRAVITROPIC IN THE LIGHT 1-like isoform X1 encodes MQTEDHRRSESDAAQSPLAGRNLILEMEPAKGKMRRTSSSLLLRITDICKVHSVAVAENAGEKPNAGSSGGSSEDGAHLKIYPHQVSDHESCSGTSTARYEDAVVEKLLDAVSGLKLAYLKVQQAHVPYDPEKVAAAGEHFVSELEETAGLKDLYFGVSKWSNPMYQSHVSSRIHEHQKLALELQADICKKDSELVLLRAEFEELERRNMELKEEVDRRALLMHREISFDIGKGGSIDMFMELFENSSKCIHDFTKLVISSMKVSGWDLNYSMFPVDKSVVFEKRTDKKYCVEAYFARAMLMVTKEDYFSMDSFYHVMSFKDPFDALVESPNSNFGKFCREKYLVAVPSNMEDSLFGNLDHRAFVKMGGHPRTQFYQTFARMARYVWALLTIARFLKPMAEMFFVKSGVQFQKKHMESVPAKLTTEEAKISVGFTVMPGFKIGCTVIRCRVYLSMLNTRDS; translated from the coding sequence atgcagactgaagatcaCAGACGCTCGGAGTCGGACGCTGCTCAGTCTCCTCTTGCAGGACGGAATCTGATCTTGGAGATGGAGCCAGCAAAGGGGAAGATGAGGAGGACGTCTTCCAGCCTGCTTCTGCGAATCACGGACATCTGCAAGGTGCATTCCGTCGCTGTCGCGGAGAACGCCGGCGAGAAGCCCAACGCCGGCAGCAGCGGGGGCAGCAGTGAAGACGGTGCACACCTGAAAATATATCCGCATCAAGTCTCTGACCATGAGAGTTGCTCTGGAACTTCCACTGCCCGCTATGAGGATGCGGTTGTTGAGAAGCTTCTTGATGCAGTCTCTGGTCTGAAGCTGGCTTATCTCAAGGTTCAGCAAGCACATGTGCCATATGATCCTGAAAAGGTTGCGGCCGCTGGTGAGCATTTTGTGTCAGAGCTTGAAGAGACAGCTGGGCTTAAAGATCTGTATTTTGGTGTCAGCAAGTGGAGCAATCCAATGTACCAATCTCATGTGAGCTCAAGGATTCATGAGCATCAAAAGCTTGCTCTGGAGTTGCAGGCTGACATCTGCAAGAAAGATTCTGAACTTGTTCTGTTGCGAGCAGAGTTTGAAGAACTGGAAAGGAGGAATATGGAACTGAAGGAGGAAGTTGACCGGAGAGCGTTGCTCATGCACAGAGAAATAAGTTTTGACATTGGTAAAGGGGGATCAATAGATATGTTCATGGAGTTGTTTGAGAATTCATCAAAGTGCATACATGATTTCACGAAACTCGTCATCAGTTCGATGAAAGTTTCTGGATGGGACCTCAACTACTCTATGTTTCCAGTCGATAAATCTGTTGTATTTGAGAAAAGGACTGACAAGAAGTATTGCGTTGAGGCGTACTTTGCTCGGGCAATGCTGATGGTGACCAAAGAGGACTATTTTTCCATGGATTCTTTTTACCATGTTATGAGTTTCAAGGATCCATTCGATGCTCTTGTTGAGTCCCCGAATTCCAACTTTGGAAAATTCTGCCGAGAAAAGTATCTGGTTGCTGTACCAAGTAATATGGAGGATTCCTTGTTTGGAAATTTGGATCACAGGGCATTTGTCAAGATGGGCGGTCATCCAAGGACACAATTTTACCAGACATTTGCAAGAATGGCTAGATATGTCTGGGCATTGCTCACCATTGCTCGCTTCTTGAAACCAATGGCTGAGATGTTCTTTGTCAAGAGTGGCGTTCAGTTTCAAAAGAAGCACATGGAAAGTGTACCAGCTAAGCTGACCACAGAGGAAGCAAAGATCAGTGTTGGGTTTACAGTAATGCCGGGCTTTAAGATCGGATGCACTGTCATCAGGTGCAGGGTCTACCTGTCCATGCTCAACACAAGAGACTCCTAA
- the LOC136450496 gene encoding protein GRAVITROPIC IN THE LIGHT 1-like isoform X2, with the protein MEPAKGKMRRTSSSLLLRITDICKVHSVAVAENAGEKPNAGSSGGSSEDGAHLKIYPHQVSDHESCSGTSTARYEDAVVEKLLDAVSGLKLAYLKVQQAHVPYDPEKVAAAGEHFVSELEETAGLKDLYFGVSKWSNPMYQSHVSSRIHEHQKLALELQADICKKDSELVLLRAEFEELERRNMELKEEVDRRALLMHREISFDIGKGGSIDMFMELFENSSKCIHDFTKLVISSMKVSGWDLNYSMFPVDKSVVFEKRTDKKYCVEAYFARAMLMVTKEDYFSMDSFYHVMSFKDPFDALVESPNSNFGKFCREKYLVAVPSNMEDSLFGNLDHRAFVKMGGHPRTQFYQTFARMARYVWALLTIARFLKPMAEMFFVKSGVQFQKKHMESVPAKLTTEEAKISVGFTVMPGFKIGCTVIRCRVYLSMLNTRDS; encoded by the coding sequence ATGGAGCCAGCAAAGGGGAAGATGAGGAGGACGTCTTCCAGCCTGCTTCTGCGAATCACGGACATCTGCAAGGTGCATTCCGTCGCTGTCGCGGAGAACGCCGGCGAGAAGCCCAACGCCGGCAGCAGCGGGGGCAGCAGTGAAGACGGTGCACACCTGAAAATATATCCGCATCAAGTCTCTGACCATGAGAGTTGCTCTGGAACTTCCACTGCCCGCTATGAGGATGCGGTTGTTGAGAAGCTTCTTGATGCAGTCTCTGGTCTGAAGCTGGCTTATCTCAAGGTTCAGCAAGCACATGTGCCATATGATCCTGAAAAGGTTGCGGCCGCTGGTGAGCATTTTGTGTCAGAGCTTGAAGAGACAGCTGGGCTTAAAGATCTGTATTTTGGTGTCAGCAAGTGGAGCAATCCAATGTACCAATCTCATGTGAGCTCAAGGATTCATGAGCATCAAAAGCTTGCTCTGGAGTTGCAGGCTGACATCTGCAAGAAAGATTCTGAACTTGTTCTGTTGCGAGCAGAGTTTGAAGAACTGGAAAGGAGGAATATGGAACTGAAGGAGGAAGTTGACCGGAGAGCGTTGCTCATGCACAGAGAAATAAGTTTTGACATTGGTAAAGGGGGATCAATAGATATGTTCATGGAGTTGTTTGAGAATTCATCAAAGTGCATACATGATTTCACGAAACTCGTCATCAGTTCGATGAAAGTTTCTGGATGGGACCTCAACTACTCTATGTTTCCAGTCGATAAATCTGTTGTATTTGAGAAAAGGACTGACAAGAAGTATTGCGTTGAGGCGTACTTTGCTCGGGCAATGCTGATGGTGACCAAAGAGGACTATTTTTCCATGGATTCTTTTTACCATGTTATGAGTTTCAAGGATCCATTCGATGCTCTTGTTGAGTCCCCGAATTCCAACTTTGGAAAATTCTGCCGAGAAAAGTATCTGGTTGCTGTACCAAGTAATATGGAGGATTCCTTGTTTGGAAATTTGGATCACAGGGCATTTGTCAAGATGGGCGGTCATCCAAGGACACAATTTTACCAGACATTTGCAAGAATGGCTAGATATGTCTGGGCATTGCTCACCATTGCTCGCTTCTTGAAACCAATGGCTGAGATGTTCTTTGTCAAGAGTGGCGTTCAGTTTCAAAAGAAGCACATGGAAAGTGTACCAGCTAAGCTGACCACAGAGGAAGCAAAGATCAGTGTTGGGTTTACAGTAATGCCGGGCTTTAAGATCGGATGCACTGTCATCAGGTGCAGGGTCTACCTGTCCATGCTCAACACAAGAGACTCCTAA
- the LOC136450497 gene encoding uncharacterized protein — MAMRALPLTPSKSSSFEAHQIRPSSGVPRSVIAYAKGNEEEGNKQSLFGSITEALDFSQVRSEKDAELLYEARESTKAGGRMTREQYGALRRKIGGTYQDFFKSYVDVDGQYVEEGWVDKTCKICKKDTRGEPRQVDKLGRYAHVACLENPKPTNFFAKIFAR; from the exons ATGGCCATGAGGGCTCTTCCGCTGACCCCTTCCAAGAGCTCCTCGTTTGAAGCTCACCAAATCAGGCCAAGCAGTGGTGTCCCCAGATCAGTTATAGCTTACGCAAAGGGAAATGAGGAGGAGGGCAACAAGCAGTCGCTGTTCGGAAGCATCACCGAGGCGCTGGACTTCTCGCAGGTCCGGTCGGAGAAGGATGCCGAGCTGCTGTATGAGGCCAGGGAGTCCACCAAAGCTGGAGGGAGGATGACGAGGGAACAG TATGGAGCACTGAGGCGGAAGATTGGTGGCACCTACCAGGATTTCTTCAAGTCATATGTTGATG TCGATGGACAGTACGTGGAGGAAGGTTGGGTCGATAAGACCTGCAAGATCTGCAAGAAGGACACAAGGGGGGAGCCAAGGCAGGTTGACAAACTAGGAAGATATGCTCATGTGGCATGCTTGGAGAACCCAAAACCAACAAACTTCTTTGCCAAAATCTTCGCCAGATGA